In the Solanum pennellii chromosome 5, SPENNV200 genome, one interval contains:
- the LOC107018836 gene encoding protein FLOWERING LOCUS T-like — translation MPRDPLIVSGVVGDVVDPFTRCVDFGVVYNNRVVYNGCALRPSQVVNQPRVDIAGDDLRTFYTLIMVDPDAPNPSNPNLREYLHWLVTDIPATTGATFGNEVVGYESPRPSMGIHRYIFVLYRQLGRDAIDAPDIIDSRQNFNTRDFARFHNLGLPVAAVYFNCNREGGTGGRRI, via the exons atgccTAGAGATCCTTTAATAGTTTCTGGAGTTGTTGGAGATGTTGTTGATCCATTCACAAGATGTGTAGACTTTGGTGTGGTTTACAACAATAGGGTGGTCTACAATGGATGTGCCTTGAGGCCTTCACAAGTTGTCAATCAACCTAGGGTTGACATTGCTGGAGACGATCTTCGTACTTTTTACACTCTG ATTATGGTGGATCCTGATGCTCCAAACCCTAGCAACCCAAACCTGAGGGAATATTTGCACTG gttGGTCACAGATATCCCAGCAACCACAGGAGCAACCTTTG GCAATGAAGTCGTAGGCTACGAGAGCCCACGACCCTCGATGGGAATCCATCGTTATATTTTCGTGTTGTATCGACAATTGGGCCGCGATGCCATCGATGCACCGGACATAATCGATTCTCGTCAAAATTTCAACACAAGAGACTTTGCTAGGTTTCACAATCTAGGTTTGCCTGTTGCTGCTGTTTACTTCAATTGCAATAGGGAAGGTGGTACCGGTGGTCGTCGAATATAA